The DNA window CGAAGTGGAGGCTTGAACTCGAATACAGCTACTGGGCGGGAATGCTTCGGAATACGCTCAGGAATGCCTCTGCAGTGATGACGGTCTCCGAGAACGCGAAGCGTCAGATCGAGGAGTTTGTCCGCCGGCACAAGCTGCCCGAGAAGAAGATCTACGTCACCTACGAACCCTGCCTCTACGAGTCGATCCCCCAACCCGAAGATCCCGCCAAGGCCGACTACGTGCTTCATCTCGGGTCGAAGGAACCCCACAAGCGGACCGCATGGCTGGTCCGGCAGTGGCTGAAGGGTGAGAGGGAGCGAGTGGGATCCGATCCTTCACTCCCGAAGCTACACGTCGTCGGGGCCCTGCCGGATGAGGTGACTGAATCGGTCAGGTCCAGCGCGTCGATCGTCTATCTGCCGTTTCTGGAGGATCAGGCGCTTGTTTCCCAGTTCACTGCCGCGAAGGCCTTGGTGTTTCCTTCTGAAGTGGAGGGCTTCGGGTTGCCGGCGATCGAAGCCTATTACCTCGGCACGCCGGTTTGTTACCACCGGGGAACCTCGGTCGAGGAGGTGTTGGGGGTCGCGACAGACAAGGGGGGGTTCTCCTTGGACGATGCTTCGAGCCTGTGGCCGGTACTCGAGGAAGTCATGGCATTGCCTCCCGACGAAGTGCGCCGGACCGGCCTGGCGCTACGGGACGCATACAGTTCGAAGCGGGTCGTCGAACGGATGATGGAGGTTTTCGGCGAAGTGGCGGGAGGCGGGGGAGGGGCTCACTCGGATCGTCCGGCGTCCGGCAGGTAGTCGAACGCGGCCATGAACGAAGCGAATCGCTCGCGGATGCGGATAGCGGAATCCCGATCCAGCACTTCCGAGTGGTAGCCGGGTCTGCCGGAGTATCGCGAGATGTGCCGGCCGTGAATGTGGTCGCCGGGATCAAAGTTACCGAAGTCACCAAGATTTTCGGCTCTCTTCCGAACCGACTCGACATGGAATTCCTCATTGAAGCGGTTCCGTTCCTCATCACCGATCTCGACCTTCAGAAACCGGGTCAGTTCGTCGAAGAGGTAGTCGAAGTTGCCGTAGAAGTCTTCGTAGCGAAGAAACAAAGTGCCCGGCCGCTGCCGGATCGAAAGCACGTTTCCGAGACCGTGGTGCTCCAACTCGAGAATCTTCCCGGTGACGGCTTCGGGGGTCGGTTCGAGTTCGGACACGCCGAGCATCGACACGATGATGTCGAGCGGGTTGCGGACCGTGCAGACGATCCTCGACCGGCAAAACGGGCTGAGATGGAGAAAGCTGAGGTCATGCCGCTTCGGGATGTCCTGGCCGGGCAGTATCGCGCGCAGTGCGTTCCAGACGACCGTGCTGCCCGTGCGCGGCGGGCCGAACTGAATCACCGGCGAGCGCAAGTGTTCATGAAGGATCCGAAGTGGGTTTCGCATGGCTCGGCGGGCGGAGTGTCATCCCTGTAGTCCCCGAGTTCAAGGTCCCGGCGCGGTTAGTCCGTCTTGGCGCGTCGGGTCATAGCAGGATGAGTCGATGGTTCACATGCACCCCCGTCGAGTTTGGAGGGGGACCCGATTTCTTCGCCAGGGACAGCGGGCTGCTTTCGCGCGGCTTCCGGAGCCTCGGCGTCGAAAGCCGGGCGGTGATGCCTGGACCGGTCCGGGACGACGATGAGCCGGATCTGATTCGCACGGATTTCGGAAATCTGGAATCCGCGGATTGGTGGGCAAGCCGGAAGATCGACGGACTCGTCCTTTACGCGTGGGGCCGACCGAAGTTCCGCAAGGTGGCGGAGGCGGTTCGTAGTGCCGGAATCCGCCTGGTGCTGAATCAGGACAGCGGTGGGTTGGTGAGTCCGCGGGCCGGGTTTGTGGATTGGTGGAAGGAGCAGTGCATCGTGTCGGGAATCGGACGGGTGGCTGGCGGCACCCCGCGGTTGGTGAAGCAGCTCACTAAAGAGTTCACGGTTGGTTTCTTTGTCAGCGACCGGTTGCGCGCCACCCATCTCGCCCAAGGCGACTGGATCGCAGCGGTCTCACCGCTGGCGGCGGAGAGGTATCGGGCCTACTGCGGGCGATTTGGCAACGGACTTGAGGAGCGGGTGGTGTTCGTCCCGCATCCGGTGGACCCGCGGTTTACGGATGACGATAGCGGAAAGCAGGAGCGGATCGTTGCGATCGGGAGGTGGGACGACGAGAGGCAGAAGCGGACGTCGATGCTCATTGAGGTAATGGATCGGCTGCTGGTTCAGGATCTGGAAGTGGAGATCGACCTTGTCGGTTCGCGAGGACCGGCTCTCACCGAATGGCATCGG is part of the Haloferula helveola genome and encodes:
- a CDS encoding sulfotransferase domain-containing protein, with the translated sequence MRNPLRILHEHLRSPVIQFGPPRTGSTVVWNALRAILPGQDIPKRHDLSFLHLSPFCRSRIVCTVRNPLDIIVSMLGVSELEPTPEAVTGKILELEHHGLGNVLSIRQRPGTLFLRYEDFYGNFDYLFDELTRFLKVEIGDEERNRFNEEFHVESVRKRAENLGDFGNFDPGDHIHGRHISRYSGRPGYHSEVLDRDSAIRIRERFASFMAAFDYLPDAGRSE
- a CDS encoding glycosyltransferase family 4 protein, whose amino-acid sequence is MSRWFTCTPVEFGGGPDFFARDSGLLSRGFRSLGVESRAVMPGPVRDDDEPDLIRTDFGNLESADWWASRKIDGLVLYAWGRPKFRKVAEAVRSAGIRLVLNQDSGGLVSPRAGFVDWWKEQCIVSGIGRVAGGTPRLVKQLTKEFTVGFFVSDRLRATHLAQGDWIAAVSPLAAERYRAYCGRFGNGLEERVVFVPHPVDPRFTDDDSGKQERIVAIGRWDDERQKRTSMLIEVMDRLLVQDLEVEIDLVGSRGPALTEWHRGLGASLKERVVLHGRKTSDEIAALLRPARISYCPSAFESFHIASAEALCCGCTVVAGRSVSLASFEWFVSDGDGRQAETNDAAGHLAALKAELVDWRVGRRQPADISSRWSARLHAPNVARRILDLFGEPHAGLAQ